One window of the Ictidomys tridecemlineatus isolate mIctTri1 chromosome 11, mIctTri1.hap1, whole genome shotgun sequence genome contains the following:
- the Tmem53 gene encoding transmembrane protein 53 isoform X1, protein MAWADLDYTIEIPDQPCWSQKNNARQGGKEAGPRLPVVILLGWGGCRDKNLAKYSAIYHERGCIVIRYTAPWHMVFFSESLGIPSLRLLAQKLLELLFDYEIEREPLLFHVFSNAGVMLYRYVLELLQTHRRFCHLRVVGTIFDSGPGDNNLVGALRALAVILEHQHALMRLLLLVAFTLVAVLFHILLAPLTGLFHTRFYDKLRNAESHWPELYLYSKADEIVLARDVERMVEARLAHRVLVRSVDFVSSAHVSHLRDYPTYYTSLCVDFMRSCVQYSGPTPEINA, encoded by the exons AGAACAACGCCAGACAAGGTGGGAAGGAGGCAGGGCCGCGACTGCCTGTGGTgattctcttgggctggggtggCTGCAGGGACAAGAACCTTGCCAAGTACAGCGCCATCTACCATGAAAGG GGCTGCATCGTGATCCGATACACAGCCCCATGGCACATGGTCTTCTTCTCAGAGTCCCTGGGCATCCCTTCACTTCGTTTGTTGGCCCAGAAGCTGCTTGAGCTACTCTTTGATTATGAGATTGAGAGGGAGCCCCTGCTCTTCCACGTCTTCAGCAATGCTGGCGTCATGCTTTACCGCTACGTGTTGGAGCTCCTGCAAACCCATCGGCGCTTCTGCCACCTGCGTGTGGTGGGCACCATTTTTGACAGTGGTCCTGGTGATAACAACTTGGTAGGGGCCCTGCGGGCCCTGGCAGTAATCCTAGAACATCAGCATGCTTTGATGCGCCTATTGCTCCTGGTGGCTTTCACCCTGGTGGCAGTCCTGTTCCATATCCTGCTTGCTCCACTCACTGGCCTCTTCCACACCCGCTTCTATGATAAGCTACGGAATGCAGAATCCCACTGGCCTGAGCTCTACCTTTACTCGAAGGCAGATGAGATTGTCCTGGCCAGGGATGTGGAACGCATGGTGGAGGCACGCCTGGCCCACCGGGTCCTGGTACGCTCTGTGGACTTTGTGTCATCTGCACATGTCAGCCACCTACGAGACTACCCTACTTACTACACAAGCCTTTGTGTTGACTTCATGCGCAGTTGTGTCCAGTACTCAGGTCCTACTCCAGAAATAAATGCCTGA
- the Tmem53 gene encoding transmembrane protein 53 isoform X2, which produces MVFFSESLGIPSLRLLAQKLLELLFDYEIEREPLLFHVFSNAGVMLYRYVLELLQTHRRFCHLRVVGTIFDSGPGDNNLVGALRALAVILEHQHALMRLLLLVAFTLVAVLFHILLAPLTGLFHTRFYDKLRNAESHWPELYLYSKADEIVLARDVERMVEARLAHRVLVRSVDFVSSAHVSHLRDYPTYYTSLCVDFMRSCVQYSGPTPEINA; this is translated from the coding sequence ATGGTCTTCTTCTCAGAGTCCCTGGGCATCCCTTCACTTCGTTTGTTGGCCCAGAAGCTGCTTGAGCTACTCTTTGATTATGAGATTGAGAGGGAGCCCCTGCTCTTCCACGTCTTCAGCAATGCTGGCGTCATGCTTTACCGCTACGTGTTGGAGCTCCTGCAAACCCATCGGCGCTTCTGCCACCTGCGTGTGGTGGGCACCATTTTTGACAGTGGTCCTGGTGATAACAACTTGGTAGGGGCCCTGCGGGCCCTGGCAGTAATCCTAGAACATCAGCATGCTTTGATGCGCCTATTGCTCCTGGTGGCTTTCACCCTGGTGGCAGTCCTGTTCCATATCCTGCTTGCTCCACTCACTGGCCTCTTCCACACCCGCTTCTATGATAAGCTACGGAATGCAGAATCCCACTGGCCTGAGCTCTACCTTTACTCGAAGGCAGATGAGATTGTCCTGGCCAGGGATGTGGAACGCATGGTGGAGGCACGCCTGGCCCACCGGGTCCTGGTACGCTCTGTGGACTTTGTGTCATCTGCACATGTCAGCCACCTACGAGACTACCCTACTTACTACACAAGCCTTTGTGTTGACTTCATGCGCAGTTGTGTCCAGTACTCAGGTCCTACTCCAGAAATAAATGCCTGA